In the Podarcis muralis chromosome 15, rPodMur119.hap1.1, whole genome shotgun sequence genome, AGAATGATCCGAGTGGAGCCCAGTGGCAGCGAGTGACAATGCCAGTTTGCAAATAGTTTTTtcattaaaattcatcagcatcttagtCCGAATCTCATAATATGCTTTTTTATGCCATtttccctagtacagtggtaccttggttcccaaatggcttagttgttgaacaaattgactcctgaatgccgcaaacccggatgTAAgtgtttgcgaacgtttttcggaagccgaacgtctgacgcggcttccgattgagtgcaggaagctcctgcagccaattggaagctgtgccttggtttttgaacagtttcggtagtcgaatggactcccggaacagatgaagttcaagaaccaaggtaccactgtatgcttattTTTGCTGCTTATTGActcctagaatggtagagttgggaggagtcacagctaaattgcaattctatgattcttctccaTCTTCCCCAAGGTGCTCCTAAAAGAAAGGAGAAGCAGGAGGCCAGGAGGCCTTGAGGCCTAGCAGTGGGCCCCTTGCAAGAGTGTGGGCTCTCAAGAGATGCCCGATGATGCCAGTTCTACCTCCTCCGGGCCCAGCTCTGCTGCACTCCTAAGCTGTGGGGGTCCCCCTCAGACATGGGAAGCATTTCCGGAGGATGCAAGCCTGTGTGCCCAAAGCTCTCCGTGGGAAAAAGAGGAGTGGGCTGATGTCACAAATAACTCCCCGCAGCACGACGGAATCCCTACCAGCAGAACAGCAGCATGGCATGGAAGGGCGAGGCAGAGCAGAGAAGCGGCTGGAGGGGTCAAGCGCATCATGCCACCCCACAATGCACACCGAGAGCACTTCTCCAAATACCCACAACTAAGGGGCGACAACAGGTCCTCCACCAGCAGGGTAAGGAGACTGTCTAAGGGGGtacggacagacagacagacacacacatctGGGCACAGAGAGATACGGACACCACACGGGCTCCGGGCAGCGCACAGGCCATGCCTTGAATGTTGCGCGTCACAGGTGCGAGTCCTGCATCCCCGCGAAAGTGACCCACATACAGAGAACAAATGAAAGGGGGCGGGCAGAGAACCAGGGGACGACGAAAACCTGAAGGCACCGCTTTGCAGGAGTGGGAGACTCTGCCCAAGGCAGGGAGCGAAGAGAGCCTGTTTGCGGGGCGCTGGAATGAGGCACCCCAGAGATTCTCTACCCCcaaaagaaaaccacacacacacaacgctaGCTTGTGGAGCAATAGCCAGCCGGTAACAGGAAGGAACGTGCTCAGTGGGGTGTTCCAAGACTTTTCGCAGCCACAAAGCGTGCCAGGCAGAAGTTGGGGGCAGTGTGGGGCAAGGGGGCGCCCCCCTTTCCCTTGCAGGGTTTTTGTCCAGGTGCCTCTCCATAGACAAGGGTATTTACAAGAGCTTCAAGGTGCCCCTTCCGACAACTGTGCATGCCAGGCACAGATCCCACCTAGCCCACCCCCAGGGAAAGAAGCAGGGAGAACCAGCTCCCAGCCACGCAGGGCACCACGGATGGACGTGGCCTCTTTGGACCCAGAGACCGGCTCTGGCGGGcatgggggggggaaagggggcgtACGCAGGGAGCTTGCAGGATGGCCCAGCAGGATGGGAGGCGTCTTCCAGCCCCCCGGTGCTCATTCTGAGACCTCGGGGTGCGCGGGGAGCCTGCCCTCAGCCTGCCGCTGCGTCTCCCAGAAGTCCCGTTCCAGCTGCTCCAGCTGGGAGATGAGGGGCAGCTGTATGGCCAGGTGCATCCGGAGGGCTTCCAGCCACTGCTCCAACCGACTGAAGGAAGGCCTGGAGGAAGAGCAAGGAGGACATGAGGATTCACTCTTGCAGGTAGGCTGCTCCTGTGCATGGAGGCTCAACAATatcgtaagaagagcctgctggcagGGGTGCTGCAAGGGGTAGGGCCCAGGAGGCATAGCCCACCCCCCATTCATCTCAGGGACCTGTGGGTTTAGGGGGTGTTGCAAGAGGGGCCAGGAGgcactgcccccccaaaaaaaatttgatTAGGGGTGTTGCAAGGGGTGAGCCCAAGAGACAcagccctccaatatttctcaaaGGGGCCTGATTGTTTCTGGGTCAGTACATACATTTGTTGGTGGGGAGTGAATGGGTCATGAGCTGAGAAAATaaaggcacccccaacctgtggctctccagatgttttggcctacaactcccatgatccctagctcagtgtttcccaaccttgggcctccagctgtttttgaactacaattcccatcatccctgaccactggtcttgctagctagggatgatgggagttgtagtccaaaaacagctggaggcccaaggttgggaaacactgcctagctaacaggaccactggtcagggatgatgggaactgtagtccaaaacatctggagggccgaaggttgggggtgccggAAATAAATGATTTGaagaagaatcacagaatcaaaaaactttagagttggaaggggaccaaaTTATCATCAGTCCCACCCCTGGCAGTGCAGGAGTTTATCTGGAGATAACAAATGGGAGTAACTGAAGGGGACTTTAATTAGGGTTTGTTGGGAATAGGAATAGGGGTTGGCGGGTGCAAATGAACAAAATAATGTCTCTGCGGGTGATCTGGACAGGGAAAATGGTTGCCCTGCCTCCTGCGACATTTAATTTCCAACTGTGAACCTACAGCTagctataaattaccatatgcaaATTAGTTCCTATGGGCCCACCCCTAAGGGACAGCTCAGAACATCCTGACCCCCTTTCCAGCACTAAATCCACCTCCCATACATCCTTGTCGCTCACCGTTTCTCGTGATCCAGATCGCAGCAGCGGACGGCAATGGGGAAGAAGCTTGGGGGGCAGTTGGGGGGGCAGTAGCGGTCCAAGAAGCCCCTCACATTCAGGCCAAAGTCCAGGGTCCGAGGCAGGTAGTCGGGGTCCGCGCTGACCCTCCCAATGATCTGTGTGCAATGGAAAGGAAGGAGGTGTTAGACGTGCCTCCCTGCATCGGGGGCTCATCCAGGATTAGAACCCAGAGCCCAGCGTAAGAGGGACCCTAACACTAGAACTCGCAGCcatattcaggacagataaaagaaacgcCTTTCTAGTTAAacggtggaactccctgccacaggaggcagtgatggccataagttggatggctttaaacgaggactagacacattcatggaggaggagaaggctagcaatggccactagccaagatggctatgctctgcttccactgtcagaggcagcaaggcttccaaATAGTTTCTGAAAGTCCTGAACCTTTCattattcagcttccttggatgtccattAGTTCAAGTGTCAAGTGGAAAAAGCTTTTCTCTATTCCCTCTCTCCATGCCACGCACGCTTCAGAGAAAAAGGTGCACGGCTGAAATCCCAAGTGATTAAATCGACAGGCGAAAAGGGCATGGTTTGGGAAAGTTGGTAGTAGCAGCCGGTGCAGCCAAGCCTACTTGCCTCGCAAAGGATGATGCCGAAGGAAAACACGTCCACCTTCTCGTCGTAGCTCCTGCCTGcacaaggagagagagggagtccATTACCCAGGCATCAGACCTACAAGCACTCTCTCAGCAACCCATTTCCCTGCCTGCATGGCGTTGCCTGCAGACCCTGGTGTTCCTCCGTGCCAAAGAAAGAGCCATTTCACCAGAGCCACAGAGGCACAACCCTTGGGAGTGACATCTTCCCCAAAAGTGCAGCTCAAACCGGATTGTTCAGCCCGGTCACAGAGGTCACCTGGGAGGGCGCCGTCAACTGCTCCCCACTTTACAAGGCAAGTGTCAGGGGGCTGTCAGGGGGAGCAGGTTTATCAACAGGTCAGGAGGGAGACTCAAAGTCAAGTCAGCTGCTTCATTCGGGAAATTTGTATACAACAGAGGTCACTCTGGCATGGCTGCCCTCACTGAAAATGTTGcgcctcttcttcttcctagcTTTCCTCTTCCGGACGTCTCCCAAGCAGATGCAAACTCTGTTGGGGAGGAGGGAACCCCTTGCCTTGGGCTTTCCTAGCTTTCTGTTTGGCTATGTGTAACGCTCTGCGTGATCTGAGGGGTGAGGGGAGCTCAAGGCAGAGGGACTGGGCAGCTGCTGTGAAGCTCTTGCAGTTTCTGGCCCCTCCCTGAACTCTAATTCCGAACCTGAGCttgaagtataataataataataataataataataataataataatagttttttatttataccctgccctccctgggctcagggtggctaacaccaataaaatttcagtaaaaacataataagaaaagaaaaattaatgggaaaataaggatatgtttttggataatatgttttgttataactttgaataaagaaaaaaaaagaaaaagaaaaatacaggttaaaatgcagtataaaatgTATGTCCCTTTTCCTGTCCTTGGAGGGATTCCTGCCTCTGGCTCTCTTTGTTCACCCAAGCTGCCTGTTTCTCCCACCCCCTGGCTTCCTGCCTCCTCTGATCTGCCtcgtgtcccaccaccactccttcTTCCTCTGTGGCTTCTCTAGGGAGTTCCTCGTCCGAAGACCCCGCCCCCCGCACTGTTCGTCATCCAGCCAATCCCTgacaggaagggccatagctcaggggcatgcagaaggttccatccCCAGTGACATCACCAGGGAAGATTTGGAAAGACCCCtgagcctgaaaccctggagggccgctgctgccagtcagtgcatgcaACACTGAGCAAGGCGGACCAATAGTTGGACTCAGCATAAGCCTGCCTCCTGCATGTGGAACCATGGGGATCAGACTATttgcacctgcttggcatgtagaagctCCCAGGGTCAACCCCCAACAGCGTTGGGAATGCCccccctgaaaccctggagagctgctgccagtcagtgtagacaacactgaccaagatggagcaatgatctgactcaaAGTAAGACAGTTTCCCTTGTTCCCATGAACCTTCCTTTGCTCTGGATGCTGAACGCCAAGCAAAGAAGCCCTGGCAATGTCCCCACTCgccctccctctgccccactcACCGTTGATCATTTCTGGAGCCATCCAGTAGGGATTCCCCACCACCGTGTACCTCTTCCTGCGGTCTGGCTTCTTCAGAGTGGCCAGTTGGTTCTTCTCATCGACCATCAGCCTTGCAAGGCCAAAATCGGCCACTACCACACTTTTGTTCTGTCCGGGGAGAGAAATGGCCCTTGTCAGCCACATGGCAGCTTCAAGATTTGCAGTCATTGACAGAGGAAGCTCAAGACCCTCCCTGCTGCACTGGACCTGGTACTGCAACAACTCACCTCCCGCACCAGACAGTTGTGTGTGTTCAGGTCTCTGTGGATGATGTTCATGGAGTGCAGATAAGCCTGGAAGTGGCAGAGGAGGGGAGACAAGTTAGATTTTTGCCATGCTTCTTTTCAGAAGACTTTAAAGACATTTTCCTTTTCAGCAGATTTTTTTATTTCTCCCAAACTCTATACTGATTCTTCCTAAGAATATGGTTCATAAAACTTTTGTAAATTTTCTCCTTCCCACACCAAAGAcgtgcatgccagccaaattttaAGTCATGACCTTCTAAGTGCAGGATGTCTGCATTATCCAATgtaatccattcttttaaccaacacaaaCAGGCTGCCTCATACTACATTTgcgggtctggcagggcaaagcctcctctttcttttattTCTATCATAATTTTATGTTTAATTCTTGGCTTTCCCCCTGCTAAAGGCACTTGGCACCCAGAGGTACACTGCCTTTGGACAGTGAAGCTCTTCTGGACCGACGGCTCCAGGAATGCCTCCCGTTATGTTCGGAATGCCCTGGTCCAAACCAGGAAAATATATCTCCCCAGAGGATCTTGTGATGGCTTTGTTCACTCCCAAACCTCACATAGCATCTTGTCGCACTGCATTGCAGGAAGGTGGCTGATTCCCCTATATACTCACCATCCCTGCAGCAATGTCTTTTGCAAAGCTGACCCTCTGGCTCCAGGGATACTGGCCATCCTGAAAGCAGAAGCAGATGGTGAGGGGGCACCCCGCTTTCTGGGCAGAGGAGCAAAGACACCCGGGCAGTTGGGATAATCATTTTGGGCTTGTAAATGGCAAAGGAtattgcaagttgctttgggATGCCTCACGGGGATTGctccataaatgaaataaatgatattTTCTATGCACTGCTTTCAATTTAGAAAaccccagggcagttcacaaacacTTGGTGGGTTGTGAACGCATCCCCTCCTGCCGTTTGTCAAATTCAGccgtgatccctgcattgcagggggttggacgagatgacccttagggtcccttccaactctaaaattctatggaaTTATATTTTAGCAAAATTAGGTGAGGCTGTAACCTTCTTATTTGAGCTGGTGGCGGGTGGGATGGCGGAGGCAGAAGACAACAACCCCTGTGTTGTGCAAATGAGGGTCTCCCAAGCCCCTGAGTCACCCAGATTGTAATCTCTGCTGATGTCCTCACCATGTTCTTGATGATCCCACGGAGCGTCCCTCCCTTGATGTACTCAGTGATGAAGTTCAGCCGCTTGTCCTTGTAGAGAACCCCGATGAACCGCAGCACGTTGGGGTGCTCCAGGCATCGCATCACTTTCAcctgggggagggagggcggaAGAGCACCACGAGGGGGTCAGCCACCAGGCCAAGATGGAGCGGCAGAGATTATCCAAGAATTTATCTGGAGCCAGAAGCAgtcagggtgggtgggaagggggaggggcaGCCTAGCAGATTTATTCAGACTGTATTAGGGTTGTTGCTGGCTTTTTCCAGGCAATTGGTTGGATTTCTGTGACTTCACAGAAGGGACGCCTTCCAACATTCTGAAAGGGAAGGGCCAGTCATGGAATGCCAACATACAGGCTCCAATTGGTTGTATTTCTGTGACTTCACAGAAGGGATGCCCTCCAACATTCTGAAAGGGAAGGGCCAGCCATGGATTGCCAACATACAGGCAATCTGTGAGAGAGATGGAAGATGGagctagcttgttttctgctgttctagaggggaggacctgaaccaatggaatcaagttacaaggaaggagattctgacaaaacCTTAAGAAGAACCTTCTGAGTGTAAGAGCCGTTTGACAGAGGAAAGGACATTTtggaaggtggcggactctccttcattggtttttaaacagaggttggatgggcatctgccaGCGATCTCTAGCTgtaattccagcattgcaggggctggactagaataccttgggatcccttccaacttgacaatgcTATGAGTCTATGACTCTATGGTAGCTATCAAGGAAAAAACAGAGCAGGGTGTTGCGAGGGGACTCCATGGCTACTGGAATATACTTAGGCTAGATCTACCTCCTTAAGGAATGTTCTTTGGGTCTCCTCATCAAAGCGGATCAGTTCCTTCATGACCATCACTTCTCCCGTTTCCCGGTGCGTCACCTGCCAAAGGATGCATTTATTTCTTTACACGTTTTGTGGTCCACTCTCAGTgacagatttacgtataagctaaacaagccaaAGGACCCCACTCCCTTGGGGgttccaaaaaaaatttaaaggggaaaaatctagatgtacatttccaaaatataagataaaaaaacaaataaaataaaacctacatacagcaacagtgttttgtgttgtgtaggctcctatttgttatgtgcaaatggctttagatgcctattaggtccataaattaccatatagaatatattcaacacaaaaatagcagcaacaatttgttgttgacaaaggacagctagacatataaagggccccattaccttcagtagcttagggcctcatcaaacctaaatccagccctgcccacTCTTCATGCCCAGAAAGGAAGCTCAAATCTTTAAAACATCATTAACAGTATTAGCACATCTCATGCGGGGGTTCAGTTCCAAGGGTTCCACAAATGCACAAAAATCGTGCATACATACCCAAACCTTTGGAGCCACCCCACAGCTagcggggaagggggaggagactCCTCCGTTCAGCTGGAGCACTGAATGGGCATTGCCCAACCGCAGCAAGGCAGACAACTCAAAAGCTCATTTTGTGCCAGGTAGCTGCCAAGCGGAAACAGCacgaaaagagcttttaagctctctgccttgcttggggggtggggggcaaggtgTGCTCGGCATGTGGGATCTGGAAGGCTGGGGAAGCCCACACGAGATCTCACAGGAGCTCAAATGGCTCCACGAGATCTTGTGCGAGCATTCCAGAGTGATGTCACAGCATGTTCATCatcagtaataaataataataataataataattttttatttataccccgcccttcccggttcagaaaaccgggctcaggacggctaacaacaaatttaaaacacttaattgatgcaacaaaaaacagcataaaatacagtataaaacgtgaataacaataaattcagaattcaacatCAATTTAGGAGGGAAATCCATCCAGTTAACATGatatgatcaccagggctagctggctaaattagtcctatttgggccagcgaggaggccaggggagaatcaATGAGTTGCCTGGGGTTGGTGTGATTGAGCCATGGACAAGGCCCAGCTGGGGAAGGGCAGAGCGGGCACACTGGTACCTTGATTGCCTGCCCAAAGCAGCCCTTGCCCAAGACCTCGCCGTGGATGAGATCCGAGGGGCGGAAGATCCGGTGGAGCCGCGAGACAACTCGGAGGGACTCGGAGCGCCCAATGTCCTTCCGCTGCGAGGCAGGGGAGCCCAGGGAACTGGAGCAGG is a window encoding:
- the LIMK1 gene encoding LIM domain kinase 1 isoform X1, translating into MAVRSYSSGSELANSGAYLGGRAQPLAAQGRQGRVCLCPRSRHQQWAGAKEETPLLAAVLKSNHFLTAGAKCCECGASLSHQYYEKDGRLYCKKDYWAHFGELCHGCSEQITKGLVMVAGEQKYHPECFSCLNCRAFIGDGDTYALVERSKLYCGHCYYQMVVTPVMDQLLPESPGTRIPHTVTLVSIPACSDGKRGFSVSIEAPHGGSEHPHTVRVRELNPDCISPDMKNSIHVGDRILEINGTPIRHVPLDEIDLLIQETSRLLQLTIEHDPHDMLEGGGGSPLSELRSPLRSPSRTPCPEPSAIRQRSVMRSCSIDKSPCSSSLGSPASQRKDIGRSESLRVVSRLHRIFRPSDLIHGEVLGKGCFGQAIKVTHRETGEVMVMKELIRFDEETQRTFLKEVKVMRCLEHPNVLRFIGVLYKDKRLNFITEYIKGGTLRGIIKNMDGQYPWSQRVSFAKDIAAGMAYLHSMNIIHRDLNTHNCLVRENKSVVVADFGLARLMVDEKNQLATLKKPDRRKRYTVVGNPYWMAPEMINGRSYDEKVDVFSFGIILCEIIGRVSADPDYLPRTLDFGLNVRGFLDRYCPPNCPPSFFPIAVRCCDLDHEKRPSFSRLEQWLEALRMHLAIQLPLISQLEQLERDFWETQRQAEGRLPAHPEVSE
- the LIMK1 gene encoding LIM domain kinase 1 isoform X2, with translation MRLMLLCCTWRDEPMGEDEGSDLPICASCSHNIYDGQYLQALNADWHTDCFRCCECGASLSHQYYEKDGRLYCKKDYWAHFGELCHGCSEQITKGLVMVAGEQKYHPECFSCLNCRAFIGDGDTYALVERSKLYCGHCYYQMVVTPVMDQLLPESPGTRIPHTVTLVSIPACSDGKRGFSVSIEAPHGGSEHPHTVRVRELNPDCISPDMKNSIHVGDRILEINGTPIRHVPLDEIDLLIQETSRLLQLTIEHDPHDMLEGGGGSPLSELRSPLRSPSRTPCPEPSAIRQRSVMRSCSIDKSPCSSSLGSPASQRKDIGRSESLRVVSRLHRIFRPSDLIHGEVLGKGCFGQAIKVTHRETGEVMVMKELIRFDEETQRTFLKEVKVMRCLEHPNVLRFIGVLYKDKRLNFITEYIKGGTLRGIIKNMDGQYPWSQRVSFAKDIAAGMAYLHSMNIIHRDLNTHNCLVRENKSVVVADFGLARLMVDEKNQLATLKKPDRRKRYTVVGNPYWMAPEMINGRSYDEKVDVFSFGIILCEIIGRVSADPDYLPRTLDFGLNVRGFLDRYCPPNCPPSFFPIAVRCCDLDHEKRPSFSRLEQWLEALRMHLAIQLPLISQLEQLERDFWETQRQAEGRLPAHPEVSE
- the LIMK1 gene encoding LIM domain kinase 1 isoform X3; this translates as MFRGSLSLNTTFFRCCECGASLSHQYYEKDGRLYCKKDYWAHFGELCHGCSEQITKGLVMVAGEQKYHPECFSCLNCRAFIGDGDTYALVERSKLYCGHCYYQMVVTPVMDQLLPESPGTRIPHTVTLVSIPACSDGKRGFSVSIEAPHGGSEHPHTVRVRELNPDCISPDMKNSIHVGDRILEINGTPIRHVPLDEIDLLIQETSRLLQLTIEHDPHDMLEGGGGSPLSELRSPLRSPSRTPCPEPSAIRQRSVMRSCSIDKSPCSSSLGSPASQRKDIGRSESLRVVSRLHRIFRPSDLIHGEVLGKGCFGQAIKVTHRETGEVMVMKELIRFDEETQRTFLKEVKVMRCLEHPNVLRFIGVLYKDKRLNFITEYIKGGTLRGIIKNMDGQYPWSQRVSFAKDIAAGMAYLHSMNIIHRDLNTHNCLVRENKSVVVADFGLARLMVDEKNQLATLKKPDRRKRYTVVGNPYWMAPEMINGRSYDEKVDVFSFGIILCEIIGRVSADPDYLPRTLDFGLNVRGFLDRYCPPNCPPSFFPIAVRCCDLDHEKRPSFSRLEQWLEALRMHLAIQLPLISQLEQLERDFWETQRQAEGRLPAHPEVSE